The Quercus robur chromosome 7, dhQueRobu3.1, whole genome shotgun sequence genome has a segment encoding these proteins:
- the LOC126693589 gene encoding aminopeptidase M1-like isoform X2: MSYIKGIGCGLLLALASYFYIRNRRRPNSNMKVMVSMEEFKGQPRLPKFAVPKRYDIKLKPNLTTCKFAGSVAIELKIVADTSFIVLNAAELSIDTTSVSFTHPAAHSSNSMQQVLKPLKVDVVEEDEILVLNFADTLPIGLGLLTIHFQGSLNDKMKGFYISTYEHNGEKKNMAVTQFKPDDARRCFPCWDEPACKATFKITLDVPSQLVALSNMPIIEEKVDGDLKTVSYQESPIMSTYLVAIVVGLFDYVEHLTSDGKTLHYVHCFLWYNMILVLDSVILHDFTGVEVRVYCQVGKVNQGKFALDVAVSTLELYKEYFAVPYSLPKLDMVAIPDFAFGSMENYGLVTYCETALLYDVQHSTAADKQRVVIVVAHELAHQWFGNLVTMEWWTHLWLNEGFATWVSYLAADRLFPEWEVWTQFLDEYTEGLEMDGLRESHPIEVKINHASEIDEIIDSISYIKGASVIRMLQSYLGADCFQRSLASYVKKFACSNAKTQDLWAALKEGSGEPVNKLMNSWTKQKGYPVVSVKVKDQKLVFEQSRFLASGTHEDGQWIVPITLCCGSYDVRKNFLLQKNSETLDMKELMSDESNFASAWVKLNVDQTGFYRVEYDEDLEARLQNAIENKYLSATDRFGILDDSFALCMARQKSFASFFTLLNAYKEELEYTVLSNLIKMSYKVERITTDAAPESPIDIQIFFICLFLHSAMKLGWEPKPGESHLDAMLRGEVLTALAVFGHNLTLEEASRRFLAFLDDRNTPLLHPDIRKAVYVAVMRRVSTSNRIGYESLLRVYRETNLSQEKARILSSLTSSPDPNITLEALNFLLSSEVRTQDAVLGLAVSREGRETAWTWLKDNWEHISKTWGSGYLITHFINSIVSPFSSLEKAEEIQEFFASRTNSKIARTLTQSIERVHINAYCVQSYRIEVQNELARAFMEIVQTCVIQ; encoded by the exons ATGTCGTACATTAAGGGCATCGGCTGTGGATTGCTCCTCGCTCTGGCGAGTTATTTTTACATAAGAAATAGGCGGCGTCCCAATTCG AATATGAAAGTTATGGTTTCCATGGAGGAATTCAAAGGGCAACCTCGGCTCCCAAAATTCGCTGTCCCAAAACGCTATGACATAAAGCTGAAACCGAACCTCACCACGTGCAAGTTTGCTGGCTCCGTGGCTATTGAGCTCAAAATCGTGGCAGATACCAGTTTCATCGTCCTCAACGCCGCTGAACTCTCCATCGATACCACCTCCGTATCTTTCACCCACCCAGCTGCACACTCTTCTAATTCTATGCAGCAG GTGTTAAAGCCTTTAAAAGTTGATGTGGTTGAAGAGGACGAGATTTTGGTTTTGAACTTTGCTGACACTCTTCCCATTGGTCTCGGACTTCTCACTATCCACTTTCAAGGATCTTTAAATGACAAAATGAAGGGCTTCTATATAAG TACATATGAGCACAATGGTGAGAAGAAGAATATGGCAGTTACACAGTTTAAACCAGATGATGCTAGGCGATGCTTTCCTTGTTGGGATGAACCTGCTTGCAAG GCTACGTTCAAAATCACATTGGATGTGCCATCACAACTAGTAGCTCTTTCCAACATGCCaattattgaagaaaaagtGGATGGGGATTTGAAGACAGTTTCATATCAAGAATCACCAATCATGTCTACATATTTGGTGGCAATTGTTGTTGGTTTGTTTGATTATGTGGAACATCTTACATCTGATGGTAAAACATTACACTATGTTCACTGTTTCTTGTGGTATAATATGATCCTTGTTCTTGATAGTGTAATCTTACATGACTTTACAGGAGTTGAAGTTCGAGTATACTGTCAGGTTGGTAAAGTAAATCAAGGGAAATTCGCATTGGATGTTGCTGTTAGTACACTTGAATTATACAAAGA ATACTTTGCAGTGCCTTACTCTCTTCCCAAATTGGATATGGTTGCAATTCCTGATTTTGCTTTTGGATCCATGGAGAATTATGGTTTGGTTACATACTGTGAAACAGCTTTGCTCTATGATGTTCAGCATTCCACAGCTGCTGATAAGCAGAGG gttgtgattgttgtagcCCATGAACTTGCACATCAGTGGTTTGGCAATCTTGTAACGATGGAATGGTGGACTCATTTGTGGCTGAATGAGGGGTTCGCAACATGG GTCAGTTATTTAGCAGCTGATCGCTTGTTCCCAGAATGGGAAGTGTGGACTCAATTTCTTGATGAATATACAGAGGGTCTTGAGATGGATGGGCTTAGAGAGTCCCATCCCATTGAG GTGAAGATAAATCATGCTAGTGAGATTGATGAAATAATTGACTCGATAAGTTACATAAAAGGTGCATCTGTTATCCGAATGCTGCAAAGCTATCTTGGTGCTGATTGCTTTCAG AGGTCACTTGCTTCATATGTAAAAAAGTTTGCTTGCTCCAATGCGAAGACACAAGATTTATGGGCTGCACTTAAGGAGGGATCCGGTGAGCCTGTGAACAAGCTAATGAATTCATGGACAAAGCAAAAGGGGTACCCAGTCGTCTCTGTCAAAGTCAAAGATCAGAAATTGGTGTTTGAACAG TCACGATTTTTGGCAAGTGGTACCCATGAGGATGGCCAATGGATTGTTCCAATAACATTATGCTGTGGCTCATATGATGTGCGCAAGAATTTTCtactgcaaaaaaattctgaaactCTTGATATGAAAGAGCTCATGAGTGACGAAAGCAATTTCGCATCTGCTTGGGTAAAACTTAATGTCGATCAGACTGGTTTCTATAGGGTTGAATATGATGAGGACCTTGAAGCCAGACTCCAAAATGCAATAGAGAACAAATACTTATCTGCAACAGACAGATTTG GCATCCTGGATGATTCATTTGCCCTTTGTATGGCTCGCCAGAAGTCTTTCGCTTCATTTTTTACCTTGCTGAATGCTTATAAGGAGGAACTTGAATATACCGTGCTGTCTAATTTAATCAAA ATGAGTTATAAAGTTGAAAGAATTACAACTGATGCAGCCCCTGAGTCACCGATtgacattcaaattttttttatttgcctttTCCTGCATTCAGCAAT GAAGCTTGGTTGGGAGCCCAAGCCAGGTGAGAGCCATCTAGATGCAATGTTGAGAGGAGAGGTTTTGACTGCCCTTGCTGTGTTTGGACATAATCTGACACTAGAAGAAGCAAGTAGACGTTTTCTTGCATTCTTGGATGACAGAAATACGCCACTCCTCCATCCTGACATAAGAAAG GCAGTATATGTGGCTGTAATGCGAAGAGTCAGCACCTCAAACAGAATTGGTTATGAATCTCTCTTGAGAGTGTACAGAGAGACTAATTTGAGCCAGGAGAAAGCACGCATTCTAA GTTCATTAACATCTTCTCCAGATCCCAACATAACTCTTGAAGCTCTCAACTTTTTGTTGTCTTCCGAG GTTCGTACCCAAGATGCTGTTCTTGGACTTGCTGTTAGTAGGGAAGGAAGGGAAACAGCTTGGACATGGCTGAAG GATAACTGGGAGCATATTTCAAAAACCTGGGGTTCCGGATATCTAATAACTCACTTCATCAATTCAATTGTCTCACCG TTTTCCTCGTTAGAGAAGGCTGAAGAAATACAGGAGTTTTTTGCAAGCCGTACTAACTCCAAGATTGCTAGAACCTTGACGCAGAGCATTGAAAGGGTTCACATCAATGCATATTGTGTTCAGAGTTATAGGATTGAAGTACAGAATGAACTTGCCAGGGCCTTTATGGAAATTGTACAAACTTGTGTAATACAATGA